The following coding sequences lie in one Paracidovorax avenae genomic window:
- a CDS encoding sulfate ABC transporter substrate-binding protein, giving the protein MNLRRHFIKFPAAAALASLAVLSVPAIAQQPVQLLNVSYDPTRELYVDYNQAFAKYWKGKTGQDVQVKQSHGGSGKQARSIIDGIDADVATLALGGDIDALVKNGGLVKPDWQKRLPHNSAPYTSTIVFLVKKGNPKGIKDWDDLVKPGVQVITPNPKTSGGARWNYLAAWEYAKRKYGGDAQAKEFVGKLYRNVPVLDTGARGSTITFVQRGVGDVLLAWENEAFLALKEFGAEKFQIVAPSLSILAEPSVAVVDKVVDKKGTRAVAEEYLKYLYSDEAQDIAGKHFYRPTAEKAKAKYDAQFPKLTLVTIDQAFGGWGKADKDHFADGASFDQIYTKK; this is encoded by the coding sequence ATGAACCTTCGCCGCCACTTTATCAAGTTTCCCGCCGCAGCCGCCCTGGCTTCGCTCGCCGTGCTGTCCGTGCCGGCCATCGCCCAGCAGCCGGTGCAGTTGCTCAACGTGTCGTACGACCCCACGCGGGAACTGTATGTGGACTACAACCAGGCATTCGCGAAGTACTGGAAGGGCAAGACCGGGCAGGACGTGCAGGTCAAGCAGTCCCACGGCGGCTCGGGCAAGCAGGCCCGCTCGATCATCGACGGCATCGATGCCGACGTGGCCACGTTGGCCCTGGGCGGCGACATCGATGCGCTGGTGAAGAACGGCGGCCTGGTCAAGCCGGACTGGCAGAAGCGCCTGCCGCACAACTCCGCCCCGTACACCTCCACGATCGTGTTCCTCGTCAAGAAGGGCAATCCGAAGGGCATCAAGGACTGGGACGATCTCGTCAAGCCCGGCGTGCAGGTGATCACCCCCAATCCCAAGACCTCCGGCGGCGCGCGCTGGAACTACCTGGCCGCCTGGGAATACGCCAAGCGCAAGTACGGCGGCGATGCGCAGGCGAAGGAATTCGTCGGCAAGCTCTACCGGAACGTGCCGGTGCTCGATACCGGCGCGCGCGGCTCCACCATCACCTTCGTGCAGCGCGGCGTGGGCGACGTGCTCCTGGCCTGGGAGAACGAAGCCTTCCTGGCCCTGAAGGAATTCGGCGCGGAGAAATTCCAGATCGTCGCCCCTTCGCTCTCCATCCTGGCCGAGCCGAGTGTCGCCGTGGTGGACAAGGTCGTGGACAAGAAGGGCACGCGCGCCGTGGCCGAGGAGTACCTGAAGTACCTGTACTCGGATGAAGCCCAGGACATCGCCGGCAAGCATTTCTACCGGCCGACCGCCGAGAAGGCCAAGGCCAAGTACGACGCGCAGTTCCCCAAGCTCACGCTCGTCACCATCGACCAGGCGTTCGGCGGCTGGGGCAAGGCCGACAAGGACCACTTCGCCGACGGCGCGAGCTTCGACCAGATCTACACGAAGAAGTGA
- the ssuE gene encoding NADPH-dependent FMN reductase, with protein MSVLLIAGSPSERSRSAALLDATSLRLSVRGTAIHRLHIRDLSPQALLLADTGHRSIAHAVEQVAEARALVVATPVYKAAYSGVLKVFLDLLPQEALRGKAVLPLATGGSPHHMLALDYALRPVLQSLGARHILPGVYATDAQVALTPEGAHTLAPDISRRLDEALDLLVTEALRPPVQAARFPPIPFEQVRCSV; from the coding sequence ATGTCCGTCCTCCTGATCGCCGGAAGCCCTTCGGAGCGCTCGCGTTCCGCTGCCTTGCTCGACGCCACGTCCCTGCGGCTGTCGGTGCGTGGCACGGCGATCCACCGGCTGCACATCCGCGACCTGTCGCCGCAGGCGCTGCTGCTGGCCGATACGGGGCACCGGTCCATCGCCCACGCGGTGGAGCAGGTGGCCGAGGCCCGGGCCCTGGTCGTGGCGACGCCGGTGTACAAGGCCGCCTACAGCGGCGTGCTGAAGGTATTCCTCGACCTGCTGCCGCAGGAGGCGCTCAGGGGCAAGGCGGTGCTGCCGCTGGCCACTGGCGGCAGCCCGCACCACATGCTGGCGCTCGACTACGCCCTGCGGCCCGTGCTGCAGTCGCTCGGGGCCCGGCACATCCTGCCCGGCGTCTATGCCACGGATGCCCAGGTCGCCCTGACGCCCGAGGGCGCGCACACCCTGGCGCCCGACATTTCCCGCCGGCTGGACGAAGCGCTCGACCTGCTGGTGACCGAGGCGCTGCGCCCGCCGGTGCAGGCGGCGCGCTTTCCGCCGATTCCCTTCGAGCAGGTGCGATGTAGCGTCTGA
- a CDS encoding sulfonate ABC transporter substrate-binding protein, which translates to MVPLSESSTHTAPSTTRRRWLAAGAGAAALAALPGWAQPAGAARTLRVGHQKGWLSLLKARGTLEKRLAPLGVKVTWTEFNAGPVQLEALNVGSIDFGDVGEAPPIFAQAAGAPLVYAGATVPRPALEAVVVPKGSAIRSVADLKGKRVAYNKGSNVHYFLAKLLEKNGLQYRDVQSVFLAPPDARAAFERGAVDAWVIWDPFLAAAQKALDARILADATGVANNRAFYFTSRDFAGRNADVLRIAIEEVDGIDQWVSGHKAEAAAELSQVLGLDRAVTELFVGRVGYGTRAVTREILAEQQAIADTFFALKLIPRKLDVLQAAPVELL; encoded by the coding sequence ATGGTCCCGCTGTCCGAATCGTCCACGCACACCGCACCATCCACCACCCGCCGCCGCTGGCTGGCTGCGGGCGCGGGCGCTGCCGCCCTTGCCGCGCTGCCGGGCTGGGCACAGCCTGCCGGCGCCGCACGCACGCTGCGGGTCGGCCACCAGAAGGGGTGGCTCTCGCTGCTGAAGGCGCGCGGCACCCTGGAAAAGCGCCTCGCGCCCCTGGGCGTGAAGGTGACCTGGACGGAGTTCAACGCCGGCCCGGTGCAGCTGGAGGCACTGAATGTCGGTTCCATCGATTTCGGCGACGTGGGCGAGGCCCCGCCGATCTTCGCCCAGGCCGCGGGCGCGCCGCTCGTGTATGCCGGCGCCACGGTGCCGCGCCCTGCGCTGGAGGCGGTGGTGGTGCCCAAGGGCTCGGCCATCCGCAGCGTGGCCGACCTGAAGGGCAAGCGCGTGGCCTACAACAAGGGCTCCAACGTGCATTACTTCCTGGCGAAACTGCTGGAGAAGAACGGCCTGCAGTACCGCGACGTGCAATCCGTCTTCCTGGCACCGCCGGACGCGCGCGCCGCGTTCGAGCGCGGCGCCGTGGATGCCTGGGTGATCTGGGACCCGTTCCTCGCGGCGGCGCAGAAGGCGCTGGACGCCCGCATCCTGGCCGACGCCACGGGCGTGGCGAACAACCGGGCCTTCTATTTCACCTCGCGCGACTTCGCCGGCCGCAACGCGGACGTGCTGCGCATCGCGATCGAGGAGGTGGACGGCATCGACCAATGGGTCTCGGGCCACAAGGCCGAAGCCGCGGCGGAACTGTCCCAGGTGCTGGGCCTGGACCGTGCGGTGACCGAGCTCTTCGTCGGCCGCGTGGGTTACGGCACGCGGGCCGTGACCCGCGAGATCCTGGCCGAGCAGCAGGCCATCGCGGACACCTTCTTCGCTCTCAAGCTGATACCCAGGAAGCTCGACGTGCTCCAGGCCGCGCCGGTGGAGCTGCTGTAG
- the ssuD gene encoding FMNH2-dependent alkanesulfonate monooxygenase gives MHVFWFIPTHGDSRYLGTSEGARAVNYDYLRQVATAADTLGYEGVLIPTGRSCEDPWVVASALAPVTQRLKFLVAVRPGLHQPALAARMAATFDRLSGGRLLINLVTGGDRTELEGDGVFLDHARRYAQSEEFIRIWREILSRSHEGGTFDYEGEHLSVKGAKLLYPPVQKPYPPVYFGGSSEAAHDLAAEQVDTYLTWGEPPAAVAQKVADVRARAAKRGRTVRFGIRLHVIVRETDAAAWAAAEELISRVQDETVAQAQAVFSRMDSEGQRRMAALHAGGTRRSRADLEISPNLWAGVGLVRGGAGTALVGDPQTVAARMQEYADLGIDTFVLSGYPHLEEAYRFAELVFPLLPAEVRERIGGSGRAAGPLTGPFGEIVGNQYVPRAAQS, from the coding sequence ATGCACGTGTTCTGGTTCATTCCCACCCACGGCGACAGCCGCTACCTCGGGACGTCCGAAGGTGCCCGCGCCGTCAACTACGACTACCTGCGCCAGGTGGCCACGGCCGCCGATACCCTGGGCTACGAAGGGGTGCTGATCCCCACGGGCCGCTCCTGCGAGGACCCCTGGGTGGTCGCCTCGGCACTCGCGCCGGTGACGCAGCGCCTGAAGTTCCTGGTGGCGGTGCGCCCGGGCCTGCACCAGCCGGCCCTGGCCGCGCGCATGGCCGCGACCTTCGATCGCCTGTCGGGCGGGCGCCTGCTCATCAACCTCGTGACGGGCGGCGACCGCACGGAACTGGAGGGCGACGGCGTCTTCCTGGACCATGCCCGGCGGTATGCGCAGTCCGAGGAGTTCATCCGCATCTGGCGCGAGATCCTGTCGCGCAGCCATGAGGGCGGGACGTTCGACTACGAGGGAGAGCACCTGTCGGTGAAAGGGGCCAAGCTGCTCTATCCGCCGGTGCAGAAGCCCTATCCGCCGGTGTACTTCGGCGGCTCGTCCGAGGCGGCGCACGACCTCGCGGCGGAGCAGGTCGATACCTACCTCACCTGGGGCGAGCCGCCGGCCGCGGTCGCGCAGAAGGTGGCCGACGTCCGCGCCCGCGCCGCGAAGCGGGGCCGCACGGTGCGCTTCGGCATCCGGCTGCACGTCATCGTGCGCGAGACCGATGCGGCCGCATGGGCCGCGGCGGAGGAACTCATCAGCCGCGTGCAGGACGAGACCGTGGCCCAGGCGCAGGCGGTGTTCTCGCGCATGGATTCCGAAGGGCAGCGCCGCATGGCCGCGCTGCACGCCGGGGGCACCCGCCGCTCCCGCGCGGACCTGGAGATCAGCCCCAACCTCTGGGCCGGCGTGGGCCTGGTGCGCGGCGGCGCGGGCACGGCGCTGGTGGGCGATCCGCAGACCGTGGCCGCGCGCATGCAGGAGTACGCGGACCTGGGCATCGACACCTTCGTGCTGTCCGGCTACCCGCACCTGGAAGAGGCCTACCGCTTCGCGGAACTGGTGTTCCCGCTGCTGCCGGCCGAAGTGCGCGAGCGCATCGGCGGCAGTGGCCGCGCGGCGGGCCCCCTGACCGGCCCTTTCGGCGAAATCGTGGGCAACCAGTACGTGCCGCGCGCGGCGCAGAGCTGA
- a CDS encoding VOC family protein, which yields MAIHSINHVQLPFPAGEEGAMRAFYAGLLGLAEVRYPAENALHFAAGPQRIALVPTTRWQPAPAAAHLAFEVDNLPELRGRLLQAELPLVENRALPGYLRFYVKDPAGNQLEFLEPDAEAGALV from the coding sequence ATGGCCATCCATTCCATCAACCACGTGCAACTGCCGTTTCCCGCGGGCGAGGAGGGCGCCATGCGCGCCTTCTACGCCGGCCTGCTCGGCCTTGCCGAGGTGCGGTACCCGGCCGAGAACGCCCTGCATTTCGCGGCTGGCCCGCAGCGCATCGCCCTGGTGCCCACCACGCGCTGGCAACCGGCGCCCGCGGCGGCGCACCTGGCGTTCGAAGTGGACAACCTGCCCGAACTCCGCGGCCGCCTGCTGCAGGCCGAACTTCCCCTGGTCGAAAACCGGGCGCTTCCGGGCTACCTGCGCTTCTACGTGAAGGACCCTGCGGGCAACCAGCTCGAGTTCCTGGAGCCGGACGCGGAGGCGGGAGCTCTTGTATGA
- the ssuC gene encoding aliphatic sulfonate ABC transporter permease SsuC translates to MTGPAISPAVRELQVSAATDTPEEPGTGLPAPVRQWAAAVGQRLLPWLVPVALIAVWQVASAQGWLSSRVLPAPSDVLKAAWQLGESGELWTHVKVSAGRALAGLAIGGGLGLLLGLLTGSLRWAETLLDSTVQMVRNIPALALIPLVILWFGIDESAKVFLIAVSVFFPIYLNTFHGIRNVDPGLIEMGRTYGLSRWQLYREVILPGAMSSILVGLRFSLGLMWVILIVAETISAQAGIGYLTMNAREFLQTDVVLVGILLYALLGKLADVFARGLEHWWLRWHPGYQAKA, encoded by the coding sequence ATGACGGGCCCCGCCATCTCCCCCGCGGTGCGCGAACTGCAGGTGTCCGCCGCCACCGATACCCCCGAGGAACCCGGCACGGGCCTGCCCGCGCCCGTGCGGCAGTGGGCCGCCGCGGTGGGGCAGCGCCTGCTGCCCTGGCTGGTGCCGGTGGCGCTGATCGCGGTCTGGCAGGTGGCCTCGGCCCAGGGGTGGCTGTCCAGCCGCGTGCTGCCGGCACCGTCCGACGTGCTCAAGGCCGCCTGGCAGCTCGGCGAATCCGGCGAACTGTGGACCCATGTGAAGGTGAGCGCGGGCCGCGCGCTGGCAGGGCTGGCGATCGGCGGCGGCCTGGGCCTGCTGCTCGGGCTGCTCACCGGCTCGCTGCGCTGGGCGGAGACGCTGCTGGATTCCACCGTGCAGATGGTGCGCAACATCCCGGCGCTGGCGCTCATCCCGCTGGTGATCCTCTGGTTCGGCATCGACGAATCGGCCAAGGTGTTCCTGATCGCGGTGTCGGTGTTCTTTCCTATCTACCTCAATACCTTCCACGGCATCCGCAACGTCGACCCGGGCCTGATCGAGATGGGCCGCACCTACGGGCTCTCGCGCTGGCAGCTCTACCGCGAGGTGATCCTGCCCGGCGCGATGTCCTCCATCCTCGTGGGCCTGCGCTTTTCGCTGGGGCTCATGTGGGTGATCCTGATCGTGGCGGAAACCATCTCGGCGCAGGCCGGCATCGGCTACCTCACGATGAACGCGCGCGAGTTCCTGCAGACCGACGTGGTGCTCGTGGGCATCCTGCTCTATGCGCTGCTGGGCAAGCTGGCGGACGTGTTCGCGCGCGGCCTGGAGCACTGGTGGCTGCGGTGGCATCCCGGCTACCAGGCCAAGGCATGA
- a CDS encoding ATP-binding cassette domain-containing protein, translating to MSAPHTASSPAPGLRLQARRLTKRYGARDVLREAQLTIEPGEFVAIVGRSGCGKSTLLRLVAGLEAASAGTLEIDGRPVDGLHGGTRIMFQEARLLPWRRVVDNVTLGLPAGSQECGREVLAQVGLVDRAGEWPARLSGGQRQRVALARALVHQPRLLLLDEPLGALDALTRIEMQRLIEGLWLRHRFTALLVTHDVQEAVALADRVVLIEDGRIALDERIPLARPRSHGDAAFAALEKRILDRVLQKPAAEPCHGDGAWPGVPAHGLRWAI from the coding sequence ATGTCCGCCCCCCACACCGCTTCCTCCCCCGCGCCCGGCCTGCGCCTGCAGGCGCGCCGGCTGACCAAGCGCTACGGCGCGCGCGACGTGCTGCGCGAGGCGCAGCTCACGATCGAGCCCGGCGAGTTCGTCGCCATCGTCGGCCGCAGCGGCTGCGGCAAGAGCACGCTGCTGCGGCTCGTCGCCGGCCTGGAGGCCGCCAGCGCGGGAACGCTGGAGATCGACGGCAGGCCCGTCGATGGACTGCACGGCGGCACCCGCATCATGTTCCAGGAGGCCCGCCTGCTGCCCTGGCGGCGCGTGGTGGACAACGTCACCCTCGGCCTGCCTGCAGGCTCGCAGGAGTGCGGCCGCGAGGTGCTTGCCCAGGTGGGCCTGGTCGATCGCGCCGGCGAGTGGCCGGCGCGCCTGTCCGGCGGCCAGCGCCAGCGCGTGGCCCTGGCCCGCGCGCTGGTCCACCAGCCGCGCCTGCTGCTGCTGGACGAGCCCCTGGGCGCGCTGGACGCGCTCACGCGCATCGAGATGCAGCGCCTCATCGAAGGGCTGTGGCTGCGCCACCGCTTCACCGCGCTGCTGGTCACGCACGACGTGCAGGAGGCCGTGGCCCTGGCCGACCGCGTGGTGCTCATCGAGGACGGCCGCATCGCGCTGGACGAGCGCATCCCGCTCGCGCGCCCCCGGTCGCACGGCGACGCGGCGTTCGCCGCCCTCGAGAAACGCATCCTCGACCGGGTGCTGCAGAAGCCCGCGGCCGAACCCTGCCACGGCGACGGCGCGTGGCCGGGCGTTCCGGCGCATGGCCTGCGCTGGGCGATTTGA
- a CDS encoding molybdopterin-binding protein, which translates to MSIQAINVRNQFKGKVREIIRGDVVSEVDVETPWGIVTSVITTRSVDDLGLQVGSDVVALVKSTEVSIAKL; encoded by the coding sequence ATGTCCATCCAGGCCATCAACGTCCGCAATCAGTTCAAGGGCAAGGTCCGCGAGATCATCCGCGGCGACGTCGTCTCGGAGGTCGATGTCGAAACGCCCTGGGGCATCGTCACTTCCGTCATCACCACCCGCTCGGTGGATGACCTCGGGCTGCAGGTCGGCTCCGACGTGGTGGCGCTGGTGAAATCGACCGAAGTGTCCATCGCCAAGCTCTGA
- a CDS encoding CysB family HTH-type transcriptional regulator, producing MNFQQLRSVREAVRTGFNLTDVARILHTSQPGVSRQIRELEEELGLEIFVRAGKRLTGLTPPGSTLLPIVERLLLEAENLQRAGHDFRASGEGRLSIAATHSQARYALPQVVRDFRALFPHVSLHLHQGSPRQVAEMLLSGEADIGVATEALAGYGELVTLPCYRWSHSIVVPPGHPLLDLPEPPTLRQLARFPIITYELGYTGRAHIDEAFAREGLQPDVVLTAMDADVIKTYVELDMGVGIVASIALDPERDRHLRMIDARHLFEVNLTRLGLRRGSWLRGYAYRFIEAFVPTLTRDAVDEALRAER from the coding sequence ATGAATTTCCAGCAACTGCGTTCCGTGCGCGAGGCCGTGCGCACGGGTTTCAACCTCACCGACGTGGCCCGCATCCTCCACACGTCCCAGCCCGGCGTGAGCCGGCAGATCCGCGAACTGGAGGAGGAACTGGGCCTGGAAATCTTCGTGCGCGCGGGCAAGCGCCTCACGGGGCTGACCCCGCCGGGATCCACGCTGCTGCCCATCGTCGAGCGGCTGCTGCTGGAGGCGGAAAACCTGCAGCGCGCCGGGCACGATTTCCGCGCCAGCGGGGAAGGGCGCCTGTCCATCGCCGCCACCCACTCCCAGGCGCGGTACGCCCTGCCGCAGGTGGTGCGCGATTTCCGGGCGCTGTTCCCGCATGTCTCGCTGCACCTGCACCAGGGCTCGCCCCGGCAGGTGGCCGAGATGCTGCTCTCGGGCGAGGCCGACATCGGCGTCGCCACGGAGGCGCTGGCGGGTTACGGCGAACTGGTCACGCTGCCCTGCTACCGCTGGTCCCACAGCATCGTGGTGCCGCCCGGGCATCCGTTGCTCGACCTGCCCGAGCCGCCCACCCTGCGGCAGCTGGCGCGCTTTCCCATCATTACCTACGAGCTGGGCTACACCGGCCGCGCCCACATCGACGAGGCCTTCGCCCGCGAAGGCCTGCAGCCGGACGTGGTGCTCACCGCCATGGACGCGGACGTGATCAAGACCTATGTGGAACTGGACATGGGCGTGGGCATCGTCGCCTCCATCGCGCTGGATCCGGAGCGCGACCGCCACCTGCGCATGATCGATGCGCGCCATCTCTTCGAGGTCAACCTCACCCGCCTGGGACTTCGGCGCGGCAGCTGGCTGCGCGGCTACGCCTACCGCTTCATCGAGGCCTTCGTGCCCACCCTCACGCGCGACGCGGTGGACGAGGCGCTGCGCGCCGAACGCTGA
- a CDS encoding c-type cytochrome translates to MAAAAFCLATAVPAPARADAGDLVREHGCMRCHALVRTYVGPGFAEIAERYRADRNAETYLAGKIRDGGAGEWGRALMPRHPRIGEEEARTLARWILAQRKS, encoded by the coding sequence TTGGCCGCGGCCGCCTTCTGCCTGGCCACGGCCGTGCCGGCACCTGCCCGGGCGGATGCCGGCGACCTCGTGCGCGAGCACGGCTGCATGCGCTGCCATGCCCTGGTACGTACCTATGTGGGCCCCGGGTTCGCGGAGATCGCCGAACGCTACCGCGCCGACAGGAATGCCGAAACCTACCTTGCCGGCAAGATCCGCGACGGCGGCGCGGGCGAATGGGGCCGTGCGCTCATGCCGCGGCACCCGCGCATCGGGGAGGAAGAGGCGCGGACCCTGGCCCGGTGGATCCTCGCCCAACGCAAAAGTTAG
- a CDS encoding ROK family protein: MASKEKEEAPVSAAAAEREEKARLALCAAGPHGDMELASVTIDDYSLELRDGDGFAGDNASRTAFRHMLDAWRTLYTDMAGKDPLGDKPTREISKQRLDEMLAKDGVAARAIEAASEDYAQQFAHVVLRFLQHKTWKGVERVIVGGGFHQSEVGERAIARAAGLVAEELQRKKKDPVELRLLHHHADEGGLIGWVHLAPPALLQSYDAILAVDIGGTNVRCGIVQTHLHSAPDMSRAEVLRREKWGHADDAPRRDELVDGIAGILEDLVEHARKKELSLAPFVGVACPGLVCEDGSLAGGTQNLPGNWESIRFHLPRDLCERLPAINGGRIQVCLHNDAVVQGLSELPFTQDVERWAVLTVGTGLGNASYTNRTPHKRARR, from the coding sequence ATGGCATCCAAAGAGAAGGAAGAAGCGCCCGTGTCCGCTGCCGCGGCCGAGCGCGAGGAAAAAGCCCGGCTCGCCCTGTGCGCGGCGGGCCCGCACGGCGACATGGAGCTGGCGTCCGTCACCATCGACGACTACAGCCTCGAATTGCGCGACGGTGACGGCTTCGCGGGCGACAACGCCAGCCGTACCGCGTTCCGGCACATGCTGGATGCCTGGCGCACCCTCTACACCGACATGGCCGGCAAGGATCCGCTGGGCGACAAGCCCACGCGCGAGATCAGCAAGCAGCGTCTGGACGAGATGCTCGCCAAGGACGGCGTGGCGGCCCGGGCGATCGAGGCCGCCTCGGAAGACTATGCGCAGCAGTTCGCCCACGTGGTCCTGCGCTTCCTGCAGCACAAGACCTGGAAGGGCGTGGAGCGCGTGATCGTGGGGGGCGGCTTCCACCAGAGCGAGGTGGGCGAGCGTGCCATCGCCCGCGCGGCCGGCCTCGTCGCGGAGGAGCTCCAGCGCAAGAAGAAGGACCCGGTGGAACTGCGCCTGCTGCACCACCATGCCGACGAGGGCGGCCTGATCGGCTGGGTGCACCTGGCGCCGCCCGCGCTGCTGCAGAGCTACGACGCGATCCTGGCGGTGGACATCGGCGGCACCAACGTGCGCTGCGGCATCGTGCAGACCCACCTGCACTCCGCGCCCGACATGTCCAGGGCCGAGGTGCTGCGCCGCGAGAAATGGGGCCATGCGGACGACGCTCCGCGCCGCGACGAACTCGTGGACGGCATCGCCGGCATCCTGGAGGACCTGGTCGAGCATGCCCGGAAGAAGGAACTGAGCCTCGCGCCCTTCGTGGGCGTCGCCTGCCCGGGCCTGGTCTGCGAGGACGGCTCGCTCGCCGGCGGCACGCAGAACCTGCCGGGCAACTGGGAGAGCATCCGTTTCCACCTGCCGCGCGACCTGTGCGAGCGCCTGCCGGCCATCAACGGCGGCCGCATCCAGGTCTGCCTGCACAACGACGCCGTGGTGCAGGGCCTCTCGGAACTGCCCTTCACCCAGGACGTGGAGCGCTGGGCCGTGCTCACCGTGGGCACGGGCCTGGGCAACGCGAGCTACACCAACCGCACCCCGCACAAGCGCGCCCGGCGGTGA